A window from Amblyomma americanum isolate KBUSLIRL-KWMA chromosome 7, ASM5285725v1, whole genome shotgun sequence encodes these proteins:
- the LOC144096955 gene encoding beta-1,3-galactosyltransferase 5-like isoform X2, with amino-acid sequence MPPCCSGSDKRTKCSWVWTLTSTCCLAAVVMTVVIYFRDRRVEGEVYPGYSAESASFNSRFRWPRNGPFRMIPADSNLILQPPEGVCAKAFARANGTVPPDSFLVVVHSAPHHFEHRSAIRATWARDASLSFGSGDDGVDIVVLFAMGKPSPSPRQQQTQVRIASEAALHQDIIQGSFPGTFSASLPLNVIMLKWTSLACPQATYVVKVSDDSFVNVRRLREALGATSVRSSVVYAHIYRKPSVWNGHKLTFVRDNICVACGYAMSGDAVVGLLNRTLRGGFTSVEHVFWSASHDRVAPLRLVNMQAFSTTTGVGSSTFPCGVRDSIASHHLSADDMHEAWKVLHNDTASCPDTHAEAQYGKPV; translated from the exons ATGCCACcatgctgcagtggctca GACAAGAGGACCAAATGCAGCTGGGTGTGGACGCTGACCTCCACCTGTTGTCTGGCGGCCGTCGTGATGACGGTGGTCATATACTTCCGAGACCGGCGCGTGGAGGGCGAGGTGTACCCTGGCTACTCGGCGGAGAGCGCCTCCTTCAACTCGCGATTCCGCTGGCCTCGCAATGGGCCCTTCCGGATGATTCCGGCGGACAGCAACCTGATTCTACAGCCGCCGGAGGGCGTCTGCGCCAAGGCGTTCGCCAGAGCGAACGGCACCGTCCCTCCAGACAGCTTCCTCGTGGTCGTCCACTCAGCGCCTCACCACTTCGAACACAG GTCCGCCATCAGGGCTACGTGGGCACGTGACGCCTCCCTGAgctttggcagcggcgacgacggcgTCGACATCGTGGTGCTGTTCGCCATGGGCAAACCCAGCCCATCGCCGCGGCAACAACAGACCCAAGTGAGAATCGCCAGTGAAGCGGCGCTCCACCAGGACATCATCCAGGGTTCCTTCCCGGGAACCTTCAGCGCTTCACTGCCCCTCAACGTGATCATGCTCAAGTGGACGTCCTTGGCGTGCCCTCAGGCCACCTACGTCGTCAAGGTCTCCGACGACTCCTTCGTGAACGTGCGGCGTCTCCGCGAAGCCCTCGGTGCGACGAGCGTACGCAGCTCGGTCGTCTACGCGCACATCTACCGCAAGCCTTCGGTGTGGAACGGCCACAAGCTGACCTTCGTCAGGGACAACATCTGCGTGGCGTGCGGGTACGCCATGAGTGGTGACGCCGTGGTCGGTCTGCTGAACCGCACGCTGCGCGGGGGCTTCACGAGTGTCGAACACGTCTTCTGGAGCGCGTCTCACGACCGTGTCGCACCGCTCCGGCTGGTTAACATGCAGGCCTTCTCGACTACTACAGGCGTCGGCTCGAGCACTTTCCCGTGCGGCGTCAGGGACTCCATAGCCAGCCATCACTTGAGCGCCGACGACATGCACGAAGCCTGGAAGGTGCTGCACAATGACACGGCGTCGTGCCCGGACACTCACGCGGAAGCCCAATACGGGAAGCCCGTATAA
- the LOC144096955 gene encoding beta-1,3-galactosyltransferase 5-like isoform X1: protein MLQWLSKCLLLSDKRTKCSWVWTLTSTCCLAAVVMTVVIYFRDRRVEGEVYPGYSAESASFNSRFRWPRNGPFRMIPADSNLILQPPEGVCAKAFARANGTVPPDSFLVVVHSAPHHFEHRSAIRATWARDASLSFGSGDDGVDIVVLFAMGKPSPSPRQQQTQVRIASEAALHQDIIQGSFPGTFSASLPLNVIMLKWTSLACPQATYVVKVSDDSFVNVRRLREALGATSVRSSVVYAHIYRKPSVWNGHKLTFVRDNICVACGYAMSGDAVVGLLNRTLRGGFTSVEHVFWSASHDRVAPLRLVNMQAFSTTTGVGSSTFPCGVRDSIASHHLSADDMHEAWKVLHNDTASCPDTHAEAQYGKPV from the exons atgctgcagtggctcagtaaGTGTCTCCTGCTTTCT GACAAGAGGACCAAATGCAGCTGGGTGTGGACGCTGACCTCCACCTGTTGTCTGGCGGCCGTCGTGATGACGGTGGTCATATACTTCCGAGACCGGCGCGTGGAGGGCGAGGTGTACCCTGGCTACTCGGCGGAGAGCGCCTCCTTCAACTCGCGATTCCGCTGGCCTCGCAATGGGCCCTTCCGGATGATTCCGGCGGACAGCAACCTGATTCTACAGCCGCCGGAGGGCGTCTGCGCCAAGGCGTTCGCCAGAGCGAACGGCACCGTCCCTCCAGACAGCTTCCTCGTGGTCGTCCACTCAGCGCCTCACCACTTCGAACACAG GTCCGCCATCAGGGCTACGTGGGCACGTGACGCCTCCCTGAgctttggcagcggcgacgacggcgTCGACATCGTGGTGCTGTTCGCCATGGGCAAACCCAGCCCATCGCCGCGGCAACAACAGACCCAAGTGAGAATCGCCAGTGAAGCGGCGCTCCACCAGGACATCATCCAGGGTTCCTTCCCGGGAACCTTCAGCGCTTCACTGCCCCTCAACGTGATCATGCTCAAGTGGACGTCCTTGGCGTGCCCTCAGGCCACCTACGTCGTCAAGGTCTCCGACGACTCCTTCGTGAACGTGCGGCGTCTCCGCGAAGCCCTCGGTGCGACGAGCGTACGCAGCTCGGTCGTCTACGCGCACATCTACCGCAAGCCTTCGGTGTGGAACGGCCACAAGCTGACCTTCGTCAGGGACAACATCTGCGTGGCGTGCGGGTACGCCATGAGTGGTGACGCCGTGGTCGGTCTGCTGAACCGCACGCTGCGCGGGGGCTTCACGAGTGTCGAACACGTCTTCTGGAGCGCGTCTCACGACCGTGTCGCACCGCTCCGGCTGGTTAACATGCAGGCCTTCTCGACTACTACAGGCGTCGGCTCGAGCACTTTCCCGTGCGGCGTCAGGGACTCCATAGCCAGCCATCACTTGAGCGCCGACGACATGCACGAAGCCTGGAAGGTGCTGCACAATGACACGGCGTCGTGCCCGGACACTCACGCGGAAGCCCAATACGGGAAGCCCGTATAA